A stretch of Onychomys torridus chromosome 2, mOncTor1.1, whole genome shotgun sequence DNA encodes these proteins:
- the Gng10 gene encoding guanine nucleotide-binding protein G(I)/G(S)/G(O) subunit gamma-10, producing MSSGASVNAMQRLVEQLKLEAGVERIKVSQAAAELQQYCMQNACKDALLLGVPAGSNPFREPRSCALL from the exons ATGTCTTCCGGGGCCAGCGTGAACGCCATGCAGCGCCTGGTGGAGCAGCTCAAGCTGGAGGCCGGCGTGGAGAGGATCAAG GTCTCTCAGGCGGCCGCAGAGCTTCAGCAGTACTGCATGCAGAATGCCTGCAAGGATGCGCTGCTGCTTGGTGTCCCAGCTGGAAGCAACCCCTTCCGGGAGCCCCGATCCTGCGCTTTACTGTGA